From Clarias gariepinus isolate MV-2021 ecotype Netherlands chromosome 2, CGAR_prim_01v2, whole genome shotgun sequence, one genomic window encodes:
- the LOC128515888 gene encoding small integral membrane protein 32-like, with product MLRQMLLNSTAAAARDLDAISQTHAPAPLDVSHAPVSVSALLKPAGRGGAGGGALRELNKPDLTTYVVMCIVLFLLVLLIVVFINCQLRNSFFASTPYDRSLREARTSYK from the coding sequence ATGCTCAGGCAAATGCTGTTGAACTCGACGGCGGCGGCCGCGCGGGACCTGGACGCTATAAGCCAGACGCACGCGCCGGCTCCCCTGGACGTGTCGCACGCGCCGGTCAGCGTGTCGGCGCTGCTGAAGCCCGCGGGTCGCGGCGGCGCTGGCGGGGGCGCGCTGCGCGAGCTCAATAAGCCGGACCTGACGACCTACGTGGTCATGTGCATAGTGCTCTTCCTTCTCGTGCTGCTCATCGTGGTGTTCATCAACTGCCAGCTGCGCAACTCGTTCTTCGCCTCCACGCCGTACGACCGCTCTCTGCGCGAGGCCCGAACCTCGTACAAATGA